In Paracoccus aerodenitrificans, the following are encoded in one genomic region:
- a CDS encoding Hpt domain-containing protein, with the protein MIDWIRVQTLQEELGEADFPPVVELFLDEIESTVMRLRHSDPDQLESDLHFLKGCAGNLGFRKFRELCVRGEAQLREGGSDQVDLGAVLDCYAATKKEFVGRMPGRYSGVA; encoded by the coding sequence ATGATTGACTGGATCAGGGTGCAGACTCTGCAGGAGGAGTTGGGCGAGGCGGATTTTCCGCCCGTCGTCGAACTTTTTCTGGATGAGATCGAAAGCACCGTGATGCGGTTGCGACACAGCGATCCGGATCAGCTTGAGAGCGATCTGCATTTCCTGAAGGGTTGTGCGGGGAATCTGGGCTTCCGCAAATTCCGTGAGCTTTGTGTGAGGGGAGAGGCGCAGCTTCGCGAAGGCGGATCGGATCAGGTCGATCTGGGGGCGGTGCTGGATTGCTATGCCGCGACCAAGAAGGAATTCGTCGGACGCATGCCCGGACGGTATAGCGGGGTGGCCTGA